A region from the Salvelinus sp. IW2-2015 linkage group LG19, ASM291031v2, whole genome shotgun sequence genome encodes:
- the tsen15 gene encoding tRNA-splicing endonuclease subunit Sen15: MSELTKKTDEDVIEKPLPPNWILQHPMYQHLMNLDVGDSAQVHAAFLVYLDLAEVRQWKEVSGVGCSELRLVLLEGREKEGEPTQTVLPLPVHRGLCHRSVRSVLARGSPMLLCVVASDSSLVYQRMCDGLLTPDPPVGIQDQGRRQHRKRRQQH; this comes from the exons ATGTCGGAGTTGACGAAGAAAACAGACGAGGATGTAATTGAGAAACCACTTCCCCCTAACTGGATTTTACAGCATCCAATG TATCAGCATCTGATGAACCTAGATGTTGGAGACAGTGCTCAAGTGCATGCAGCTTTCTTGGTGTACCTGGATCTTGCTGAAG TGCGTCAGTGGAAGGAGGTGAGTGGAGTGGGGTGCTCTGAGCTGCGACTGGTGTTGCTGGAGggaagggagaaggaaggagagcccaCTCAGACGGTGCTCCCACTACCTGTACACAGAGGCCTGTGCCATAGAAG tGTGCGGTCAGTGCTTGCCAGAGGCTCGCCCATGCTCCTGTGTGTGGTGGCATCTGACTCCAGCCTTGTCTACCAGAGGATGTGTGATGGCctgctgacccctgacccccCCGTGGGCATCCAGGACCAGGGCCGCCGGCAGCACCGCAAAAGACGCCAACAACATTGA